A stretch of the Tautonia marina genome encodes the following:
- a CDS encoding sigma-70 family RNA polymerase sigma factor yields the protein MTSGPTELMAEARSGRTEALGELCNLYRNYLRMVVRSGMGPRLRERVELSDVVQETLVEVVRQFPSFTGQNEAALVGWLRRLVGQKLADLGRYHSRAKRVGDVKALPLDAPWDAEGGGLPTGGGGDGGRLLDVLALSQTSPSEQASRRELIVLLADALTDLPEAEAEVLWRYHAENQSFEAIGEQMGMGRKVVRGLWAKGLKRLKQTLEGPPGGSLRFEGD from the coding sequence ATGACTTCCGGACCGACCGAACTGATGGCCGAGGCCCGATCCGGACGGACCGAAGCGCTGGGAGAGCTGTGCAACCTCTACCGGAACTACCTCCGCATGGTGGTCCGTTCGGGCATGGGGCCGAGGCTCCGAGAGCGGGTCGAGCTGTCTGACGTGGTTCAGGAAACCCTGGTCGAGGTCGTCCGCCAGTTCCCCTCGTTTACCGGGCAGAACGAGGCCGCTCTGGTCGGCTGGCTGCGTCGGCTGGTCGGGCAGAAGCTGGCCGACCTGGGCCGCTATCACAGCCGGGCCAAGCGGGTCGGCGACGTGAAAGCCCTGCCGCTCGATGCCCCCTGGGACGCCGAAGGGGGCGGATTGCCCACCGGCGGGGGGGGTGATGGCGGCCGGTTGCTCGACGTGCTCGCCCTCAGCCAGACCAGCCCGAGCGAACAGGCCAGCCGCCGCGAGTTGATCGTTCTGCTGGCCGACGCCCTGACCGACCTGCCCGAGGCCGAGGCCGAGGTCCTCTGGCGCTATCATGCCGAGAATCAATCGTTCGAGGCCATCGGCGAGCAGATGGGCATGGGCCGCAAGGTCGTCCGCGGCCTCTGGGCCAAGGGCCTCAAACGCCTGAAACAGACGCTCGAAGGCCCGCCGGGCGGTTCCTTGCGGTTCGAAGGAGATTGA
- a CDS encoding DUF1559 domain-containing protein produces the protein MNRPPRSHCGSRRGFTLIELLVVIAIIGVLIALLLPAVQSAREAARRAQCTNNMKQMALAAHNYVDSWQRLPSGLRWGWVPGMPGYVTSLHGPLPAFLPYIEQTNLHNAINYDLNMFMDANLTIHGTTVSTYACPSDPTATQLSTHNSTAYPRMAHTSYAGNGGLWPSNTYSLPPTDGFPSGLVHSQYGRVRANSLGVFSVHSETTFAEIKDGLSNTIMFMEHANGILADRNPAENGDWGWWTSGAYGDTQITAMYPINAHKKMPRFAPANAWADAHIMAASSFHPGGANFAMADGSVKFIKETIDTWQIDQGTQLPVGLTTQTNGSAFWATTYEVGDPTVFRSGVYQALATKNRGEVISADQY, from the coding sequence ATGAATCGTCCTCCTCGATCCCACTGCGGTTCGCGACGCGGCTTTACGCTGATCGAACTGCTGGTGGTTATTGCCATCATCGGTGTCTTGATCGCCCTGTTGCTTCCGGCCGTGCAGAGTGCCCGTGAGGCGGCCCGCCGCGCCCAGTGCACCAACAACATGAAGCAGATGGCGCTGGCCGCCCACAACTACGTGGATTCGTGGCAGCGGCTCCCCTCCGGCCTGCGCTGGGGGTGGGTTCCGGGAATGCCCGGCTATGTGACCTCGTTGCACGGCCCGTTGCCGGCCTTCCTGCCGTACATTGAGCAGACGAACCTGCACAACGCGATCAACTACGACCTCAATATGTTCATGGATGCGAACTTGACCATCCACGGCACCACCGTGTCGACCTACGCCTGCCCGAGCGACCCGACAGCCACCCAGCTGAGCACCCACAACTCGACCGCCTACCCGCGGATGGCTCACACGAGCTATGCCGGCAACGGTGGTCTGTGGCCGAGCAACACCTACTCGCTGCCGCCGACCGACGGCTTCCCGAGTGGCCTGGTCCACTCGCAGTACGGCCGGGTCCGGGCCAACTCGTTGGGCGTCTTCTCTGTGCACAGCGAGACGACCTTCGCCGAGATCAAGGACGGCCTGAGCAACACCATCATGTTCATGGAGCACGCCAACGGCATTTTGGCCGACCGCAACCCCGCCGAGAACGGCGACTGGGGCTGGTGGACCTCGGGCGCTTACGGCGACACCCAGATCACCGCGATGTACCCGATCAACGCCCACAAGAAGATGCCGCGGTTTGCTCCGGCCAACGCCTGGGCCGACGCCCACATCATGGCCGCCAGCAGCTTCCACCCCGGCGGCGCGAACTTCGCCATGGCCGACGGCTCGGTGAAGTTCATCAAGGAAACCATCGACACCTGGCAGATCGACCAGGGGACTCAGCTGCCGGTCGGCCTGACGACCCAGACCAACGGCTCGGCCTTCTGGGCGACCACCTACGAGGTCGGCGACCCAACCGTCTTCCGGTCGGGCGTCTACCAGGCCCTGGCCACGAAGAACCGCGGCGAGGTCATCAGCGCCGACCAGTACTGA
- a CDS encoding WD40 repeat domain-containing serine/threonine protein kinase has protein sequence MALQHAGTEASDRDERLGEAIEAYLELAESGRAPEPDVFARSYPELADELREALDGLALVQGLVGSGTGPGGVGSRRLAAGYRVAGYRIVRELGRGGMGVVYEAVHVDLDRPVALKILGGHAAPGSSGRRRFLNEAKTAAGLHHTHIVPVFDVGQVGGLCYYAMQRIEGSGLDRVLRVLRRDRLTASGSPSGRSPMPTDRDATTAIRDDSLGSALLSVPGQTAGGETPGSWTKRVRLASDAARLDDRPPAFVPPTGSEYYRWVARVGKQAAEALAYAHRRGIIHRDVKPSNLLVDARGIVWVADFGLARRLEDPGQTRGDGPVGTPRYMSPEQADGRPIGPATDVYSLGATLYELLTLRPPFDGQTSAELVRQIVDREPPPLRRFARRLPRDLETIVLKAMSKRPGDRYESAAELADDLGRFLDLEPVQARRISPIGRTWRLVQRHPTASLITTVAAAAILITATVAYVRVADERDRALVFQRELASALEKQRAATRAEQVARAGELLSQLPVLRASTMPRRRDEGRAKLREAAALSPDESMRVALRDEALELLAARDVEDRPSLATGRVRGLVSLGRTDDEEDAPNRVAVLSEDGETLTLWNPDNRVALLTVPLRPPTVRTDAEVTNDDSRPPSPPRRGAWGPSLAVLGSSIAVLNPSAPGILLVDPESGSVRPLDLDGAEVLGLLAPKQGHRLVTIEAIPRPPAEEREESDEADDDSGRSGRRSRGSAAGVRVRLWDFDASPAPLATLDEITFEPGFRLSPWPLVEFDPEGKTVVVGRTAPETRLVIFDAEDGGRLSGFDTGIGLTALTVGPGGLIAAAGDGRVQLWEVDAFSGSPAVPLPGLSEGFVRMLRFSPSGRLLATASRNTGIEIWDPAANAPVASIPTATWVQDVTFVDGRTLLVASGPTAEVWSIVEPIGRVGFEIPAGEPTRLPTFGPEGLMLLPLHHDAPRVWHPEHCPTRARPWERPEGQTAALAFDPEGRVLAFGPEGLARFASLDADEPIDLTPWPDPPSAPVPPSAGLRLMTQSVDGRTALILREFDLRPDDSVRRDREGDRERSDSGRFRGPLRPPFEFWLWRADESDGPGTLTRLEPPDRGFQPQPGVPRDPFQPTTALSPDGRTLYFLDRNDLHAWSLDDAGAPPKPLDVPEFESCRSLALSPDGRLLAIGGEAGDARLIATDSWSVVAEFPSPDPSTTRWTLAVAFSPDGRLLAIGDGGGALNLWSIGNPRDPVPHRLLRLPRRSDPIFGLTFSPDGRHLASLDFRSPEDRVVEVWDLLALRSELTALHLDW, from the coding sequence ATGGCGCTGCAGCACGCCGGTACCGAAGCCAGTGACCGGGACGAACGCCTCGGCGAGGCGATCGAGGCGTATCTGGAGCTGGCCGAATCGGGCCGAGCTCCCGAGCCTGACGTCTTCGCCCGATCGTACCCGGAACTGGCCGACGAACTGCGCGAGGCGCTCGATGGCCTGGCCCTGGTTCAGGGGCTCGTCGGATCGGGAACGGGACCCGGCGGCGTCGGGTCGAGACGCCTGGCCGCCGGCTACCGGGTGGCCGGCTACCGGATCGTTCGAGAACTGGGCCGCGGCGGCATGGGGGTCGTCTACGAGGCGGTTCACGTCGACCTCGATCGCCCGGTCGCCCTGAAGATCCTCGGCGGCCACGCCGCGCCGGGGTCGTCGGGCCGTCGGCGGTTTCTGAACGAGGCGAAGACGGCCGCGGGCCTGCACCATACGCATATCGTGCCGGTCTTCGACGTGGGGCAGGTCGGCGGGCTTTGCTACTACGCGATGCAGCGGATCGAAGGGAGCGGGCTCGACCGGGTCTTGCGCGTCCTACGGCGCGATCGGCTGACCGCCTCCGGTTCTCCGAGCGGTCGAAGCCCGATGCCGACCGACCGCGACGCGACCACCGCGATCCGAGACGACAGCCTCGGCTCCGCCTTGCTCTCGGTGCCCGGCCAGACGGCCGGCGGCGAGACCCCCGGATCGTGGACGAAGCGGGTCCGCCTGGCGTCCGATGCGGCTCGGCTCGACGACCGGCCCCCCGCCTTCGTCCCGCCGACCGGATCGGAGTATTACCGATGGGTCGCTCGCGTCGGCAAGCAGGCGGCCGAGGCCCTGGCCTACGCCCACCGCCGAGGGATCATCCACCGCGACGTGAAGCCGTCGAACCTGCTGGTCGATGCTCGGGGGATTGTCTGGGTCGCCGATTTCGGCCTGGCCCGCCGCCTGGAAGACCCCGGCCAGACCCGAGGAGACGGCCCGGTCGGCACCCCTCGCTACATGAGCCCCGAACAGGCCGACGGCCGACCGATCGGCCCGGCCACCGACGTTTACAGCCTGGGGGCAACCCTCTACGAACTGTTGACCCTCCGCCCGCCGTTCGACGGCCAGACCTCGGCCGAGCTGGTCCGCCAGATCGTCGACCGCGAACCGCCCCCGCTCCGACGCTTCGCCCGCCGCCTGCCGCGCGACCTGGAGACGATCGTCCTGAAGGCCATGAGCAAGCGCCCGGGCGACCGCTACGAATCGGCCGCCGAGCTGGCCGACGACCTCGGCCGCTTCCTCGACCTGGAGCCGGTCCAGGCCCGGCGGATCAGCCCGATCGGCCGAACCTGGCGCCTCGTTCAGCGGCACCCGACGGCGTCGCTCATTACCACGGTCGCCGCCGCGGCCATTCTGATCACGGCGACCGTCGCCTACGTCCGGGTTGCCGATGAACGGGACCGGGCCCTGGTCTTTCAGCGCGAGCTGGCCTCGGCCCTGGAAAAACAACGGGCCGCAACGCGGGCCGAACAGGTGGCGCGGGCCGGTGAGCTGCTCAGCCAGTTGCCGGTCCTGCGCGCCTCGACCATGCCCCGCCGCCGAGACGAGGGGCGGGCGAAGCTCCGCGAGGCCGCCGCGCTGTCTCCCGACGAATCGATGCGGGTTGCGCTCCGCGACGAGGCGCTCGAGCTGCTGGCCGCTCGGGATGTCGAGGACCGGCCGAGCCTGGCCACCGGCCGGGTGCGCGGCCTCGTCTCGCTCGGCCGCACCGACGACGAGGAAGACGCTCCCAATCGGGTGGCCGTGCTGAGCGAGGACGGCGAAACCCTCACCCTCTGGAACCCCGACAATCGGGTTGCCCTGTTGACCGTTCCGCTTCGCCCCCCCACGGTTCGGACTGATGCGGAGGTGACGAACGACGATTCCAGGCCCCCGAGTCCTCCCCGACGAGGAGCCTGGGGCCCCAGCCTGGCGGTCCTCGGGTCGTCGATCGCGGTGCTGAACCCGAGCGCTCCGGGCATTTTACTGGTTGATCCGGAGAGCGGATCGGTTCGGCCCCTGGATCTCGACGGGGCCGAGGTGCTCGGCCTGCTCGCTCCAAAGCAAGGGCACCGGCTCGTGACGATCGAGGCGATTCCCCGGCCCCCGGCCGAGGAGCGTGAGGAATCCGACGAGGCCGACGACGATTCGGGCCGGTCGGGCCGCCGGTCGCGCGGATCGGCCGCGGGCGTTCGGGTGCGTCTCTGGGACTTCGACGCCTCTCCCGCGCCGCTGGCCACGCTCGACGAGATCACCTTCGAGCCGGGCTTTCGGCTGTCTCCCTGGCCGCTGGTCGAGTTCGATCCGGAGGGCAAGACGGTGGTCGTCGGCCGGACGGCCCCGGAGACTCGCCTGGTGATCTTCGATGCCGAGGACGGCGGCCGGCTGTCCGGGTTCGACACGGGGATCGGCCTGACGGCCTTGACGGTCGGGCCGGGGGGCCTGATCGCCGCGGCCGGCGACGGTCGGGTGCAGCTCTGGGAGGTGGACGCCTTCTCCGGGTCGCCCGCCGTGCCGTTGCCGGGGCTGAGCGAAGGGTTCGTCCGGATGCTCCGGTTCAGCCCGAGCGGCCGGTTGCTGGCCACGGCGAGCCGAAACACCGGGATCGAGATCTGGGACCCGGCGGCCAATGCTCCGGTCGCCTCGATCCCGACGGCGACCTGGGTGCAGGATGTGACCTTCGTCGATGGGCGGACCCTGCTGGTGGCGTCGGGCCCGACGGCCGAGGTCTGGTCGATCGTCGAGCCGATCGGCCGGGTCGGCTTCGAGATTCCGGCCGGAGAACCGACCCGCCTGCCCACCTTCGGCCCCGAGGGCCTGATGCTCCTGCCGTTGCACCACGACGCCCCGCGCGTCTGGCATCCGGAGCACTGCCCGACCCGAGCCCGTCCCTGGGAACGCCCGGAAGGGCAGACCGCGGCCCTGGCCTTCGATCCCGAGGGGCGGGTGCTCGCCTTCGGTCCCGAGGGTCTCGCCCGCTTCGCCTCGCTCGACGCGGACGAGCCGATCGACCTAACCCCCTGGCCCGATCCCCCCTCGGCTCCGGTGCCTCCCTCCGCCGGCCTTCGCCTGATGACGCAATCGGTCGATGGCCGCACCGCCTTGATCCTCCGCGAGTTCGACCTGCGCCCGGACGACTCGGTACGACGCGATCGGGAGGGGGATCGGGAACGCTCCGACTCGGGGCGTTTCCGAGGCCCGTTGCGCCCCCCCTTCGAGTTCTGGCTCTGGCGCGCCGACGAGTCGGACGGCCCCGGCACGTTGACCCGGCTGGAACCGCCGGATCGCGGGTTCCAGCCCCAGCCGGGCGTGCCCCGAGACCCGTTCCAGCCCACCACCGCCCTGAGCCCCGACGGCCGAACGCTGTACTTCCTCGATCGGAACGACCTGCACGCCTGGTCGCTCGATGACGCCGGGGCCCCGCCCAAACCGCTCGACGTCCCGGAATTCGAGTCGTGTCGGAGCCTGGCGCTGAGCCCCGACGGCCGCTTGCTGGCGATCGGGGGGGAAGCCGGCGACGCCCGGTTGATCGCCACCGACTCGTGGTCGGTCGTTGCCGAGTTCCCGTCGCCCGACCCGAGCACGACCCGCTGGACCCTCGCGGTGGCCTTCAGCCCCGACGGCCGCCTGCTGGCGATTGGCGACGGCGGCGGGGCGTTGAATCTCTGGAGCATCGGGAACCCTCGCGATCCGGTCCCTCACCGATTGCTGCGGCTCCCTCGGCGGAGTGATCCGATCTTCGGCCTGACCTTCAGTCCCGACGGCCGCCACCTGGCCAGCCTCGACTTCCGATCGCCCGAGGATCGCGTGGTCGAGGTCTGGGACCTGCTCGCGCTTCGCTCGGAACTGACCGCCTTGCACCTCGACTGGTAA
- a CDS encoding LamG domain-containing protein translates to MIGPRRFAPCVVILLVVLAASDRSRVMAQDTDAALPDGLARSLTFAATFDRGFDADVARGDSTFFSAATAARENPVAGTAGPGVDRVAEGGRSGGALRFSQENQRVHFFRVEDNLPFEGPGSGEGWSGTISYFLSLDPESELPPTYVDPIQVTQKAWNDAAIWNDFTRDDRPRVFRLGVLADLAVWNPENKDFDALPAAEKPVVAVADAPFASGRWTHIAITFDRFNTGEPNGEARLYLDGTLQGTVSGWNQRFSWDPSQAVIFLGLSYAGLLDDLMIFDRPLSADEVAQLTQAARDGSPLLAP, encoded by the coding sequence ATGATCGGACCGCGCCGATTCGCCCCGTGTGTTGTGATCCTGCTGGTGGTCCTGGCCGCTTCGGATCGTTCCCGGGTGATGGCCCAGGACACCGACGCCGCGTTACCCGACGGGCTCGCCAGGTCGTTGACCTTCGCGGCGACCTTCGACCGGGGGTTTGATGCCGACGTGGCCCGGGGAGATTCGACCTTCTTTTCCGCCGCGACGGCCGCCCGAGAGAACCCGGTGGCCGGGACGGCCGGCCCCGGCGTCGATCGCGTGGCCGAGGGGGGGCGATCGGGCGGAGCCTTGCGATTCTCGCAGGAGAACCAGCGGGTTCACTTCTTCCGGGTCGAGGACAACCTGCCCTTCGAAGGCCCCGGGAGCGGTGAGGGGTGGTCGGGCACGATCTCTTACTTTCTGAGCCTCGACCCGGAATCGGAGCTGCCGCCGACCTACGTGGACCCGATTCAGGTGACCCAGAAGGCCTGGAACGATGCGGCCATCTGGAACGACTTCACCCGGGACGACCGCCCCCGAGTCTTCCGGCTCGGCGTGCTGGCGGATCTGGCGGTCTGGAATCCCGAGAACAAGGATTTCGACGCCTTGCCCGCCGCCGAAAAGCCGGTGGTCGCCGTCGCCGATGCTCCGTTCGCCTCAGGCCGCTGGACCCATATCGCCATCACCTTCGATCGCTTCAACACCGGCGAGCCCAATGGCGAGGCCCGGCTCTACCTCGACGGCACGTTGCAAGGAACCGTCTCGGGCTGGAATCAGCGCTTCTCGTGGGACCCGAGCCAGGCGGTCATCTTCCTCGGGCTCAGCTACGCCGGTTTGCTTGACGACCTGATGATCTTCGACCGCCCGCTCTCGGCCGACGAGGTCGCACAGCTGACCCAGGCCGCCCGCGACGGCTCGCCGCTGCTGGCCCCTTGA
- a CDS encoding choice-of-anchor Q domain-containing protein, with the protein MSTRSDRRGARRRRNGLCPRPEWLEPRSLLATFTVSVLDDAGPGSLRGAIEQANGDPDHDTIRFEPGLTGTITLNTSLPDLETDLALAGPGAGLLTLARSQDEAAPAFRLITVTEGVTVSLSGLTLTGGLATTGGGVANAGMLVLSGVAIQGNRAGFALADATGGGIANIGEMTIVDSLLRENQAQGLSAIGGGGNGTGGAIWNSGTMAIVRSSIVANRAAGGMQLIGSLNPGTGRGGGIHNSGTMTISASTLDGNSANVAGGIDNDATLTLDRSVVVDNVATGGLRSVVLGTGAQGGGILNSGLLRVVDSSFSANEARLSGFLSVPASGGALVNFGTAAILGSAFEDNRAVSQASGGPTSSASAQGGAIRNAGPMTILGSSFARNRVEATEGISADARGGAVFSTEPLSITQSVFEENRADSQGVRGCIGLGGAIASNGPLTLSASTLSGNVVESQGGFGPSGAGGALVQGQSGSATVVNTTISGNRALSGGGLSTDGDVMLAHVTLADNEGGGVVAFTIPPLAPRQLTIASSLFGTNPGGSLVTNGAEVLSMGGNVFADAPNLPLDPSDRTGADPRLGPLGDNGGPTPTRALWPGSAALDAALPVLGVTTDQRGVPRPSASAPDSGAFEAEASAEIVATPVPSSPEIGQPVTVTLTLLDADGVPLAGVPGAVQVVSGPNAGTAGPIGLTDAAGRLLFSYDGEGGPGVDTVIASATLPGGSTIVSNPASVVWPAIPPTVTSLHRLGFHARPTQILVAFSEPMEPVRAGDPTRYRLLAPGLDRRFGTGDDRAIPMASATLDEGGTVVSLVPIRRLPLHRTYQLTVLGTPPEGLTSASGAFLDGAGAGQPGTDFTTTFGPESFVRPSRSAPDARLDAIRRLRLVREARSLG; encoded by the coding sequence ATGTCCACCCGATCCGATCGGCGGGGCGCCCGTCGCCGCCGCAACGGCCTCTGTCCTCGCCCCGAGTGGCTGGAGCCCCGGAGCCTGCTAGCCACCTTCACCGTCAGCGTGCTCGACGACGCCGGCCCCGGCTCGCTTCGCGGGGCAATTGAGCAGGCGAATGGTGATCCCGACCACGATACGATTCGCTTCGAGCCGGGCCTGACCGGCACGATCACGCTGAACACGAGCCTACCGGACCTGGAGACGGATCTTGCCCTGGCCGGTCCGGGGGCTGGTTTGCTGACGTTGGCGCGGTCGCAGGACGAGGCGGCCCCAGCCTTCCGACTCATCACCGTGACCGAGGGGGTGACGGTTTCGCTCTCCGGTCTGACCCTCACCGGAGGTCTGGCGACGACCGGCGGCGGCGTGGCCAATGCGGGGATGCTGGTTCTCTCCGGCGTCGCGATCCAGGGGAATCGGGCCGGTTTCGCACTGGCCGACGCGACCGGCGGCGGCATTGCGAATATCGGTGAGATGACGATCGTCGATTCCCTCCTTCGGGAGAACCAGGCCCAGGGGCTGAGCGCCATCGGTGGCGGCGGCAACGGCACCGGGGGGGCGATCTGGAACTCGGGGACGATGGCGATCGTCCGCTCGTCGATCGTTGCCAACCGGGCGGCCGGCGGGATGCAGCTCATCGGTTCGCTCAACCCGGGGACCGGCCGGGGCGGCGGCATCCACAACTCCGGAACGATGACGATCAGCGCCTCGACCCTGGACGGCAATTCGGCGAATGTCGCCGGGGGGATCGACAACGACGCGACGTTGACGCTCGACCGCTCGGTCGTGGTCGACAACGTGGCCACAGGGGGCTTGCGGTCGGTCGTGCTCGGGACCGGGGCGCAGGGGGGAGGCATCCTGAACTCGGGCCTGCTTCGGGTGGTCGATTCCTCGTTCTCGGCCAATGAAGCGCGGTTGTCCGGATTCCTCAGCGTGCCGGCCTCGGGCGGAGCGCTGGTCAACTTCGGGACGGCGGCGATTCTGGGATCGGCCTTCGAGGACAATCGGGCCGTCTCGCAGGCTTCCGGAGGGCCGACGAGTTCTGCCTCGGCCCAGGGGGGGGCCATCCGGAATGCCGGGCCGATGACGATCCTCGGTTCCTCCTTCGCCCGGAATCGCGTGGAGGCGACCGAGGGGATTTCGGCCGATGCCCGAGGGGGGGCAGTCTTCAGTACCGAGCCGCTGTCGATCACGCAATCCGTTTTTGAGGAGAACCGGGCCGACTCCCAGGGCGTTCGGGGCTGCATCGGCCTGGGAGGGGCCATTGCCAGCAACGGGCCGTTAACCCTCTCGGCCTCAACGCTGAGTGGCAACGTGGTGGAGAGCCAGGGAGGTTTCGGGCCATCGGGAGCCGGTGGGGCATTGGTGCAGGGGCAGTCGGGCTCGGCGACCGTGGTGAACACGACGATCAGCGGGAATCGCGCTCTGTCCGGAGGCGGCCTTTCGACCGACGGCGACGTGATGCTTGCCCATGTAACCCTCGCCGACAACGAGGGGGGTGGCGTCGTCGCGTTCACGATTCCACCGCTTGCTCCTCGTCAGCTGACGATCGCGTCGAGCCTGTTTGGGACCAACCCGGGCGGCTCGCTGGTGACCAACGGCGCGGAGGTGCTTTCGATGGGCGGCAATGTTTTTGCCGACGCGCCGAATCTGCCCCTTGATCCGTCGGATCGGACCGGCGCCGATCCCCGCCTTGGCCCGCTGGGCGACAATGGCGGACCCACCCCCACCCGAGCCCTCTGGCCCGGCAGCGCCGCCCTCGACGCTGCGCTGCCGGTCCTGGGCGTGACGACCGACCAGCGAGGAGTTCCCCGACCTTCGGCCTCCGCCCCCGACTCCGGCGCGTTCGAGGCCGAGGCGTCTGCGGAGATCGTCGCGACTCCGGTCCCCTCGTCGCCCGAGATCGGCCAACCTGTGACCGTCACACTGACCCTGCTTGACGCCGACGGCGTGCCCCTGGCCGGTGTCCCCGGTGCGGTCCAGGTCGTCTCCGGTCCGAACGCCGGGACTGCCGGGCCGATCGGGTTGACCGACGCCGCCGGCCGCCTCCTGTTTTCCTACGACGGTGAGGGAGGGCCGGGGGTCGATACGGTGATCGCCTCGGCCACTCTGCCCGGTGGCTCGACCATCGTTTCGAATCCGGCCTCGGTCGTCTGGCCGGCGATCCCGCCGACGGTCACCAGCCTGCATCGCCTGGGGTTCCACGCCCGGCCCACTCAAATTCTCGTTGCATTCAGTGAGCCGATGGAGCCGGTTCGCGCGGGGGATCCGACCCGATACCGCCTCCTCGCCCCCGGCCTCGACCGCCGATTCGGGACCGGGGACGACCGGGCCATCCCGATGGCCTCGGCCACGCTCGACGAGGGCGGAACGGTGGTTTCCCTGGTGCCGATCCGTCGCCTGCCGCTCCACCGGACCTATCAACTGACTGTCCTCGGGACCCCTCCCGAGGGCCTGACCTCCGCCTCGGGGGCCTTCCTCGACGGAGCAGGGGCCGGCCAGCCCGGCACCGACTTCACCACGACCTTCGGCCCCGAATCGTTCGTCCGGCCGAGCCGATCGGCTCCGGACGCCCGGCTCGATGCGATCCGTCGTCTTCGGCTCGTCCGAGAGGCTCGGTCCCTGGGATAA
- a CDS encoding PEP-CTERM sorting domain-containing protein (PEP-CTERM proteins occur, often in large numbers, in the proteomes of bacteria that also encode an exosortase, a predicted intramembrane cysteine proteinase. The presence of a PEP-CTERM domain at a protein's C-terminus predicts cleavage within the sorting domain, followed by covalent anchoring to some some component of the (usually Gram-negative) cell surface. Many PEP-CTERM proteins exhibit an unusual sequence composition that includes large numbers of potential glycosylation sites. Expression of one such protein has been shown restore the ability of a bacterium to form floc, a type of biofilm.) yields MHTIQGWAGLRLAGMALALGFLGLGPVVSADEIDTAADTTVADDLISTTSVVDDSVVETTSAPTSPAAETAAPVQAAPANPLLRFSTSGTFGDTSTISGGNLLNFNGIIQQTVRTPSNVSFGEFQVLPDLGANVSTTYEDTPFTLAMTVGEVNGQVPNLNQTPIFIEGLLNGTVTGETQSNVTATFNLDPENLPTFQVDDFIVTITKLDPVDIAPFTTNGGRTSIQGRIEAVQIPEPASIAVFLVALAGGLGLRRRALARKDA; encoded by the coding sequence ATGCACACGATTCAAGGCTGGGCCGGGCTGCGACTGGCGGGTATGGCCCTTGCTCTCGGCTTCCTGGGTTTGGGTCCCGTCGTCTCGGCTGACGAGATCGACACGGCCGCCGACACCACGGTCGCCGATGACCTGATCAGCACCACCAGCGTCGTTGACGACTCGGTCGTCGAAACGACCTCGGCCCCGACGTCCCCGGCGGCGGAAACCGCGGCTCCGGTTCAGGCCGCCCCGGCCAACCCGCTGCTCCGGTTCAGCACCTCGGGCACGTTCGGCGACACCTCGACCATTTCGGGCGGCAACCTGCTGAACTTCAACGGAATCATTCAGCAGACCGTCCGCACCCCGTCGAATGTCAGCTTCGGTGAGTTCCAGGTCCTGCCCGACCTGGGTGCCAATGTCTCGACGACCTACGAAGACACCCCGTTCACCCTGGCCATGACCGTGGGCGAGGTCAACGGGCAGGTGCCGAACCTGAACCAGACCCCGATCTTCATCGAAGGTCTGCTCAACGGCACGGTTACCGGCGAGACCCAGTCGAACGTCACCGCGACGTTCAACCTCGACCCGGAAAACCTGCCGACCTTCCAGGTCGATGACTTCATCGTCACCATCACCAAGCTCGACCCGGTCGACATCGCTCCGTTCACCACCAACGGTGGCCGGACGAGCATCCAGGGCCGCATCGAAGCCGTGCAGATTCCTGAGCCGGCCTCGATCGCCGTCTTCCTCGTCGCCCTGGCCGGTGGCCTGGGCCTGCGTCGCCGGGCCCTCGCCCGCAAGGACGCCTGA